The sequence GTGTGAAAGGAACTTAGAGAAGAAAAGGTAActaaatttatcatttaaaacgCTTTAGTCCTTATTAGcaatattcatttattagtAAGAGTGCATGGTCTCTAATCAAATATGCACATAAATTTTGATTACATTTCTATCATGCTGATGAGGATCATATCTCTGATGTATTAAGATGATTCTAATTTGTAGCTATACTTTGAATGTTGTGGCAGTGCAGCtttgtgattttctttttcattttcatttgtgATCCATTTGCAGCCTAACTTTGATTTTGTCTATGTTCCAGCATAATACTGATTTGTTTTACTTCTAATGCATGTTAAAGATTCTCGCGTCCAATATTGCATGGGCTATGCACACTTGGATTTGCGGTTAGGGCAGTCATCAAATGCATTTGTAGAGGAGATGTAAGCATTATCAAAACCATATCAGGTCGATTCCTTCTACATGTGTACCCTGGTGAAACTTTGATCACTGAAATGTGGCTTGAAGGCTTGAGGTATTTTCTTGAAACTGTAATCGAATTTGTTCAGATCTAATTTTCACTTGTTTCTTTCACATTTGTACTGAGATGGATATTATAATCTGCAGGGTCATATATCAAGCGAAGATAAAAGAGAGAAATCGAGCGGTGCTGTCTGGCTTCGTAGACCTCCATCACATAGCATCATCATCTTTGTAAATTGTTTCcatagatataaataaaatgatgaattCTAAAGTGCTGCAGTTAAAgtgatttttcaatatttctatgtatttattgaattaaaattataaaatctacaTAAATTGTTTTTACATGtgacttttatataaaattatatactaaaatatttttatataaatttttcataaaatcttttttaagtaaattaatttaaaattttataattttttttttcaaaatatatatagaaatattgaAAAGTCATTTTAACTactttattttagaattcataaataagaggcgttttattaaaatagaactGTAAAATAATGGTGGCTGTCGGATATATAGTGGCATATTATTCTCTTCATAGTACTATGAGATAATGGTACTGTTAGTAGGCCTCGTTTTCTACCATTCCAGATTTGAAGCTTTCGACTAATTAATGTGTTTTCTgagtattttgtttttatgttatttattagcGGCCTTTGAGTTTCCATTTTCgttttcattttgaatttcttgatttcAGCATATAcgatttgttttttttttttttttaatatatatatatataagaatgattaatagataataaatttcatGTTGTATgcaaaaatagataaatttcaTGATTGCATCGGATTAAGTATTATATAGTAATTCTATTGTGACTTTTatattaaacacaataaattaTACTCTGTTGACAATTTATTCTCAAGTAATGGAAGTTCATTCTTTTCATTctaccattaaaatatatacactAAGTATCAGGGTATTTGTAATTCACTTTTGTAGTTTCATAAGGAAAgataattaacaaataacaaGACGAAAATGATCTCTcaaaaacatgaaagaaagggaaaaacgcaaaaaaggaaaaaagaagaaaggggCATCACATAATTCATTAATGATGCGTATTAATTTCATAGTTAGCAGAACTACGCTGAGGAGAAAATATCTGACAGCTGTCCACGTAAGTAAAATTAACGGTCAAGATCGTGCTATATACTCGTATACATAACGCGAACTGTGTTCTATTTATACAACTTATAATTTCCATGAATTCCACTTCTTCGCTCCAACTACATGGACTCCGCCAAATAAAACGCCGGTAATATCCTTGATGGTAGCAGAGTCTCAAAATGTCTAGCGAAACTGAAGCTCCCCTAGACAGCACTCTGGACGCGGCGGCGCCAGTTTTCTCACCTACCGCCAATGCCAAATTTTCCATTGGCGACGAGGACATGAGGCTTTTTAATGAAGCTGTTCGTTCTTTGCCTTCTCATGCCGTTAAAGATTTGCTGCGCAATGGGGTTCGTGCACTTAACTAACGATATGCACGCCTCGTTATAACCATAcaattagggttttgtttCTGTCTCTAACAGATTTTTGCGAACCGTTTTGTTGTTCTGCTTTATCTTTCTTATCGAAATTAACTGCCGTTCTTTTGCTAAAGAAGCTGAGttcattatctatttttaacaACCCAAGCCCAATCAAGAGGTGTGGGATGAAAGGCGGATAAGAgagctttttttattaacaatttaattattgaacgATTTATTCACTGAGTGGATTCGCTTACTGGTTGTTTGGATGCTGGGGAACataacagaaaaaaagaaactataagAACTGCATGTTGTAAATAGCTGATGATATACTGCGGTTATTTCAATATTTGCTGCTTAGACCTACTGAAGTAGGTTTTCAGAGCGGCCATTGTTGCTTCTGTCCCTACAACCTTTTGCATACGGTTTCATTAATTCTGCTTTAGCTCTGTTGCCCAACTGAAATATTGTCTGTTTGATTAAGAGGCTGACTAGTAGTCTAATCAATTAACTATAAATTCACACAATGCATGGGAATGTATCAAAAATTTAAGGCCACTAGTTTGCTTCTGTTTTAGATATGCATGAGATGCATCTTTCGGCTACTTGGAGTCCAAGGACATATTTTCTTTACCTATCCTCTCTCGCGGTCCCTGATGCATAATATACTTGGAGAGTCTTGGAAAGATGACGAAGATATGAAAGGTTGTTCTACATATAATGAATCAGGAGTTGATAAAGAAATATGCAATGTTTGTTTGGGCATCTTGCAATTCATTCATCGTGATGATAAAGGAGTACTAGTGAAAAAACACAATGCTGTTAACTTATGCGTATCAATTGCTGAATTAATAAAGCAAGAAGGTCATCAGATTGATAGCTTTTCACTTGAAGTCTCTATAGCACCAATTATCCAGGAAAATGAACGTGTTATTCGGTAAGGGTTATTTAACCCCAGGATACTCTTGATGTTTAGTGATTTTGGAACTGTAGATAATGTTTTATATGTCACATTTTTTTTTGAGTTCCTTGAATATGTATAGAGTTgtcatatgtatatatttgttAACTCCCAGATGGAATTGATGAGATGTAATGAACTTTATGGGATGTTCTCtacatattttctttgagaaattGTAGCATGACTTTAACTAAACTTAACTTCGTAAACCTCCATGGTTAATGAATTGTGAAGACCTCTGTGGGGGAAAAAGCAATGTAGAAACAACTCTATGACAGGGCACTGTATTACCTTGTTTCTGGTTTATAGAGCTTCAGCAAATTCTAATAAATGAACTCGACCACAATTGTACTCCTTGAGTTATTGATAtcttttttcccctttttaTAGGATTTTCTCTTGTGAATAACTCTGAAATCATGAAATCAAAATACTGATAATAGTTGTTTGTTTATGCATTTTGTAGATTGTATATGGAAAGGAAATACAGATCAGAGCTATGGTTCCAAGAAAGTGTTTCTAAATGTATTTGTACAAAGGAAGCACTAAAGTTTGCAATAGCAAATCCACTTGAAAGGTTGTTGGtgagtaattaaaaatttgttgTCTTTGAAGGATGGATTCTTCTCCATACAGTGGAGCCCCTTCAtgtaatcaaatttatttccTGCATGTACCTTTCCCACTCTTTGACTATGAAATAAGGAGAGCCTCACCATGAGACCTAGCCTTTGAGTAAcatcatttaattaatagttAACTGAGCAGCTTGGTCTGTTTGATTTTCCTTGCAAGAGTGAGGCTAAGGCGATATGTTTTGAGTCATAGGATTTCCCCTGATTAACTGATAATAATTTGTTACTGATGGGACATTATTTTTCATGCTATTTCAATTTGTAGCGGAAAGCAAATAAATTGGCTCTTTTAAGGAGTAATTGTAAgtgtttatataattagagAAAATGTTAGCAGAATTTGGACTAAATTAACCAGGATTGGGCTTTAAAAGGAGAAGGATGCTTTGTAATAGTACAATGAAACTGGGAACAGCAAAAAAATGTAGTGAAGTCACTCCCAAATTGATCCTCCATTAAATTAAAGCTTTGCAGGATGTAAAATCTGGTCCAAGCTCTTGCCGTATTCGTCTAACTTACACGCAAGCTAAGCCATCAGGTATAGCTCCAAATTCAGTGCCTGGAGGTGAAGGTTGCAAGAGAAGAAAAACAGGTATAAGTTTGTTGCAATGTTGTGTGCACATCATTGAAAGCACTGTTTTTCTAGTTCACCTGAGTAAAATCATCTGAGTTTTGGTTGCTGATGTAACTTGACCACTTTATGCAGGCATTACTGATGCTCCAGAGTCTGTTAATAATGAGTTAATCAATGCTAGGAATGGATGTTTTGATTCCTCTATGTACAAAGGAATTGATTCCTCTGAGAGTTCTTTCTGTGGTCTGGAAAATCATGAATCTTCTGAGTGCATCTTCCCCAAGGAAAAAGTAAGTTTCTAGCTTGTTTCTGCTGCAGCCTCTCCATTAGAATGGGGTTTGATCTGGTGGCAACATGTCATTATTTTAATGGTCCTGGAACTTCAACACTCTGAATTTTGAAATACATGGTTTTCAAAGTCAAATGCACTGTTTTGTTCCTTCGattcaaaagaaatgaaggtGTGTTGGCTTTATATAGACGATATATCTTATTTGGTTTGAGCTTTATTTCTTTCCAGGTAAAGGAGCCCTGCAACTTGTTATTTCTTTGTTACAGGACACCTATCTACTTTGGTGGAAGATACCTGAAGGTAAGCTGATAGctattttcaaatttctgTGGCTTCACACAACTGAATTATGGTGCACTTGCTTGTTCACTCTTGGTTGGCTTGCTCTAGTTAAGCTTGTTTGAATGGACTTCTGAAGCAATTGGAATCTCTCTTTTTTGAGCAAACAAGAGGTGCAATTCagccttttttttctttggaaaCTCGAGCATTGTCACCACTTGCTTATGAaactagtttttctttttatgaccTTACGAAGACACTTAAGTTGCAAACTAATTTTTCATTGTAGCTGTTAACTAAGGGAGAGtttattagattttctttCTGACTCGATTCCTGAAATAGAAGCTCCATCTCATCCATTTTACCATGCAGTATCAAACAAGAGTTTTCTTGAGTGGTGGGGCTAATATGAACAAACATTTGACATATGTTTGATGcttcattttaaaatgaaaaatcaatatttgtGTTGGCTTCTTGCTACCTTGTGCAATTTTCAGTAATTTTAGTACCTTATATTTGCAGTTCTCAAGGAATGTAAGTCAGACACGTTGGATCATTGATGATGAAAGAATGGGAGAAGCATCCATTGAGGTGCCATCTATTACTGCTGACAATTGATATGTTCCTAATTGAAAGCTGCTCTCATGTAAAGATGAATGAAAAACTAATACGTGTCTGGTTATTCTGTATAGGAGATAATCGGTGGCAGCATTTTTCCAATGTGTCAGGGTGATAGCTACAAGTTTCATGCAGCTGGTAGAGAGGATATTGATGTACTGAGAATCTGCTCTCCTGACTGTCACTATAGTCCTATGAGTCTTGTTCTGATCTATTGAATTACTCTTTCCAGGTCCGAATGCTGGGTTCTGGTAGGCCTTTCCTGGTCGAGATACAAAATCCCCGCCAACTCCCATCTGAGACCCttgtaaaagaaatagaaacaaaGATAAATAACATGCATGATAAATTGGTGAGTTACTTGCCAGATTTCGAGGTTgtgttttcttcctttctaTTTCCCACTGTTGTGATTAAGTGGGAAGAAGCATATGCCTGATGCAGGTTGGCGTTAGACATCTTAAAATGGTATCCAATCACGGTTGGACTCTGATGCATGAAGGGGAAGCAGAAAAGCaggtctctctctctctctctctctctctctctcgctaTTCCCTTTTTGGGTGGTAACTTCCTCATTGCATATGCATTAAGGGATATGCTATTACTGTAGTATCATACTTTCTTGCAGAAGCAGTATTGTGCACTAGTGTGGATTTCACGCCCACTTGAGGATCAAGACTTGCAGTCTATTGCTTCCTTAAAGGATATGGTGTGTTTTTTGTGTGAACTTCATGATCTATTACTGTAAAATTAGCAGCAATTTGTTTCAATTAAAGATGCAACCTGAAACATATGATTGAACCTTCTAAACTTGCATGAAGCAAGtttagcattaaaattttatagttttttttttgcttttgctATGCACTTATTTGctgaagattttaattttattcatgtAAAGTGCTTAATGTTGTTGGCTCTCTATCCTTGTGCAGCAAATTTTGCAGAGAACACCAGTGAGGGTGCTCCACCGTCGAAGTCCATTAGAACGTCAAAAGATTATACATTGGTTGGAGCTTTTCCATCTATGTAGCGTTTATTTTcctaattcattattttagtTTGTTGTCAATGTCTTAACAGGTTTTTCTCCTTCCAATTCTAGGATGAAAATCGAAAGGCTTACTGGGAGCTgtcaatattttcttttgcatctATGCACCCAGGTAGCCACttcctctttccttttttttttttttctttcataaaaagaaatcacTATATCTTCAGATAATCTATTCTTGTAAATATGACATCCTAATTGATTggcaataaaagaatttaagctTTTAATCAAGCAAATggaaaactttttatttatggcTGGATGAAATATACTGGACCGAGGTAGACATACATTTAATATCTTTTCGGTGTCGATATGCAATTCTAAATTTGCAATAGCATACTTGGTAATTCCAAGTGAAAGAGAAGTGTGCATATGTGCAGAGGAGCTGTATATTTTGATTGATTGCCTTCAAAATCTTGACAGATTCTTGGATCTCTCTTTCCTGTGCTACTTAACCTCTTGATGCTTATGGGAAAGAATTTTATGATGTTTGCGTCCAGCAAAATGCAAAAGCATTCACGACTTTAGTTGCATTGCAGGCTGGGACATATATCAAAGAATTTGTTCATGGGGATCTGGGACGTACACACCCAAGGTAACAAGAACTTTATTCTTTTGTCTTCTGTTAGTTCATGCAAAGTTTATACCAGCGTTTCATTATTTGTCTAAATGATTCTGTCACTTATTCTTTAGTAAATATAGATAAGTTGATTTTCGTATTCAGTTGGCGTGCTCTGACCCTAAGCATAGAGAATGAATTTATGGACAGCCTTGCTTATGCTGGTGCCATTAGATATAGGTATTCATGGCTTTGTTAAATAAGGCAATAGCGTCCTTtatacttaaatattttatatctttggCAGCATTGGATCGATTCTAGGATGCAGAGCAGAGATTTTGCAGCTTGATGTTACTGAAGTAAAAATGGATTGCTTCCTGGCTGAATGAGTTGGGCAACTTGACATTTACTGAAGTGGAAAATGATTTATTTCCTGACTGAATAAGTTGGTTGCCATCAATTGTGAGAATACCGTTGCAATTTGATATTTGACTTCAAATACTTTATTGCCATTTGAGAGTTAAAAAAACAAAgcctaataaaattagaaaaatcttATGGATGTGTAGTATAATATCCCTTTGAAAAAGTGATGATAAGTCCTTTTGTCATCTCTGGAACGATCTTCCTTATTTATATCACATCATAGTCTGCTATTATTCAATCCAAGTAGCGTCCAATACCTTTGCCATGAAGCTATATCGATCAGCAGCTTCGTCAATCTACAGAACATAGGTACAATGTCACAGTAATAAGTTGGTGAAACAAAATTTGAGAAACATGGTgcaattttatgtatttaaacaTTACCAGTTTTTGTGTAGGACGCCCAGCTCCATGTCCAGCCTTGCACTCGATGCGACCTATTATTAGGTTGGTTTGGGGGCTATTCTCCAAACTTGTGCATAAAACATGCTGCATGGTCTGGAATAAGTGACAAGTTTGGCGTGAGACCCCGATGTGTAACACAAAGGACAAATGACTATATTTTTTAGGACATGAGATATTGGATAAATTTACGAAAGCTATGGTGTATTGATCCTCGAACCACACATAAGTGTTTAACGATATTAAATACCAACACTAATCCTTTAGCTATTATGATAAATACGTAGAAGCAAAAGATATAATATGACAAACAACTCCGGGAAGAGGCATCATCGATAACTAACCGCCAATAACTTCAGTGAGTGGAGCGGCACAACACGATCATCATGATCAGCAGTAAGTAGCATAGTGGATGGATACTCACAATGACGACTGTTAGGTTGTTCCCATGGCCTTCGCACATTATGCAGTGGGGAATACCTGAGAAAAGTAAAACAAGCAGGTGAGACAAATATCTTGGAGAATTTCTACTGCAATACTATCATATCCTAACTTCAAGCAGACAGATATAGGTGCTAGACTCAGCTTTTTGAATAGTATTCATCTAGACTacaaaacatatataaagTCAGTAACAAGATGTGATGTGCTTATTATGCCAGGTTTCACCACTCACTTAATTAGCCAATGGAATTCCTCCTCCTTGTCTGAACAGCCATAATCAGAAGTCCACGCATGACCTACAGAACAGAGTTCAATCAGAACATGACACTCGAGAAATGGCTAATACAGCACAAGGATGTCAACTAACCTATTGTAAACTTGTGAAATCGCAGCATGTCCATGACACCAACATGAGCTAAAGCACAACCAAAAAGATCAGGTCTCTGCCACAATAAAATACAGTAAACAAGCAATACTCATGTTAGTTATAATAAAGCCATAAAGGATAGAACTAAACTGCAAGAAGACAAACAAAACAATTATTCACCTGATTGATGGAAGCTCCAATAAGAAGCCCACCATTGCTTCCACCTTCAATGCACAATTTACTCGGTTGGGTATAACCAGTAGATACAAGATATTCAGCAGCAGAAATGAAGTCATCGAAGCAATTTTGCTTTTTCTCAAGTGAGCCTGATTTATGCCATTCCTCGCCATATTCTCCACCTCCACGAATGTTTGCAATACAGAAAACAGCACCCAAATGCCTTGTGAGTATAATACGACTAACACTAAATGATGGCGTCAGACTAATGTTAAATCCACCATATCCATATAACAAACATGGATGTGATCCATCCAGTTTTATGTTCTTCTTGGCCACAATAAATACTGGTATCTTGGTGCCATCCTTGCTAGGAACAAACACCTGGAAACAAAGAATTCTCACAAAGTGATATGGATGTATACCCACACACACACAGACAAATGCACAAAAGAGAACACATATCTTCAACTTAAATTTCCAGCAAGGAGGTCTTCCACAAGTTCCACAAGGAATAGGAGGAAGATGCCATAAATCAATTGCAAAGTTAATGCcacaaaaatgtaaaatagGATAACAATCACCTGATCCACATAGAACTCTGTGCGATCAAATCCTGGTACATTAATTTCACGGAAAATCTCCATCTCCGGAACTTCAGAATCTAAATTGCATTGATAAATGATACCAGGGGTAAGAAAACTAGTAAATCCAATAAATACTGTACTATCTTTCCGCCGTGCAGATATCCCATTAACAGTGCCAATGTCCATTGGTAAATGATGCAGTAGGGATCCGGTTTTGAGATCCCTTACCTGTAGGACATACTTCACATCACTCAAGTAACCTAAAATCAGTTTATCACCATTAACAGCAGATGCCGATTCTAGGACATCTTTCTCAGCTTCTGGGACGACATCCGTCCAAATACTTGGCTCCCTCAAGTCTACCCGGACTAGCTTATATCTTGGAGCATCTTTATTAGtcagaaaagtaaatctagTGTCATCATTTGCAATGGCAATGTACCGTGCATCCAAGTTATCAATAAGCTTAGTAAATGGGAGCAGGTCATTTCTTCCTCTGAAACCTTCAAGACCTTCAGCAAAGGCAGATATATCGCAATAGTATACTTTGTTGACAGGATCACAGCTCTCATCAATATACAGGAGGAGATACTGCAGAATAACATGTAAAGATAATTCACTTTGATTGAATTTAACAGAGATATACATTATCCATTCTTTTATATGCACCAAACGCTAACTAAATACATGTAGAAGATAAGTCCTGTATAAGAATCGTGTAGGCATGCACTAGTCCTACAGATGCATAAGGACTCAATTAAAAACTGAAGCCTCAAACGATTTCTGCGAAAAATGAAATGAGAATTCAAGAAGGCAtaaggtatatatttatatgtataccTTCCCATCATCCGTTACACTAGCTCCAAACATATATTTGGGGTTTTCAGGATCTTTCCAACATAGTATATCTTCAGATTGATCCGTACCCAATAAATGATAGTATAATTCATGATAAAGATTAGAATCAGTCTCTGTCCCAGCATCTATATTTTCTCCTTCTCTGCACAC is a genomic window of Ricinus communis isolate WT05 ecotype wild-type chromosome 2, ASM1957865v1, whole genome shotgun sequence containing:
- the LOC8267861 gene encoding tRNA pseudouridine synthase Pus10 isoform X4; protein product: MSSETEAPLDSTLDAAAPVFSPTANAKFSIGDEDMRLFNEAVRSLPSHAVKDLLRNGICMRCIFRLLGVQGHIFFTYPLSRSLMHNILGESWKDDEDMKGCSTYNESGVDKEICNVCLGILQFIHRDDKGVLVKKHNAVNLCVSIAELIKQEGHQIDSFSLEVSIAPIIQENERVIRLYMERKYRSELWFQESVSKCICTKEALKFAIANPLERLLDVKSGPSSCRIRLTYTQAKPSGIAPNSVPGGEGCKRRKTGITDAPESVNNELINARNGCFDSSMYKGIDSSESSFCGLENHESSECIFPKEKVKEPCNLLFLCYRTPIYFGGRYLKFSRNVSQTRWIIDDERMGEASIEEIIGGSIFPMCQGDSYKFHAAGREDIDVRMLGSGRPFLVEIQNPRQLPSETLVKEIETKINNMHDKLVGVRHLKMVSNHGWTLMHEGEAEKQKQYCALVWISRPLEDQDLQSIASLKDMQILQRTPVRVLHRRSPLERQKIIHWMKIERLTGSCQYFLLHLCTQILGSLFPVLLNLLMLMGKNFMMFASSKMQKHSRL
- the LOC8267861 gene encoding tRNA pseudouridine synthase Pus10 isoform X1, with the protein product MSSETEAPLDSTLDAAAPVFSPTANAKFSIGDEDMRLFNEAVRSLPSHAVKDLLRNGICMRCIFRLLGVQGHIFFTYPLSRSLMHNILGESWKDDEDMKGCSTYNESGVDKEICNVCLGILQFIHRDDKGVLVKKHNAVNLCVSIAELIKQEGHQIDSFSLEVSIAPIIQENERVIRLYMERKYRSELWFQESVSKCICTKEALKFAIANPLERLLDVKSGPSSCRIRLTYTQAKPSGIAPNSVPGGEGCKRRKTGITDAPESVNNELINARNGCFDSSMYKGIDSSESSFCGLENHESSECIFPKEKVKEPCNLLFLCYRTPIYFGGRYLKFSRNVSQTRWIIDDERMGEASIEEIIGGSIFPMCQGDSYKFHAAGREDIDVRMLGSGRPFLVEIQNPRQLPSETLVKEIETKINNMHDKLVGVRHLKMVSNHGWTLMHEGEAEKQKQYCALVWISRPLEDQDLQSIASLKDMQILQRTPVRVLHRRSPLERQKIIHWMKIERLTGSCQYFLLHLCTQAGTYIKEFVHGDLGRTHPSWRALTLSIENEFMDSLAYAGAIRYSIGSILGCRAEILQLDVTEVKMDCFLAE
- the LOC8267860 gene encoding prolyl endopeptidase — its product is MPQHPGNPLLNAEIMFSSTRHAHLFLSLPISIPHFTRRFQNLAASFHSRPQNFTRRKTHCSFSRSIMGSLSGLNGPFSYPLARRDESVVDDYHGVKIADPYRWLEDPDAQEVKEFVEEQVKLTESVLKKCDTREKLREKITKLFDHPRYDAPFKRGDKHFYFHNTGLQAQNVLYVQDSLEGEAEVLLDPNALSEDGTVSLNTFSVSEDAKYLAYGLSSSGSDWVTVKVMRIEDKRVEAETLSWVKFSGISWTHDSKGFFYSRYPAPKEGENIDAGTETDSNLYHELYYHLLGTDQSEDILCWKDPENPKYMFGASVTDDGKYLLLYIDESCDPVNKVYYCDISAFAEGLEGFRGRNDLLPFTKLIDNLDARYIAIANDDTRFTFLTNKDAPRYKLVRVDLREPSIWTDVVPEAEKDVLESASAVNGDKLILGYLSDVKYVLQVRDLKTGSLLHHLPMDIGTVNGISARRKDSTVFIGFTSFLTPGIIYQCNLDSEVPEMEIFREINVPGFDRTEFYVDQVFVPSKDGTKIPVFIVAKKNIKLDGSHPCLLYGYGGFNISLTPSFSVSRIILTRHLGAVFCIANIRGGGEYGEEWHKSGSLEKKQNCFDDFISAAEYLVSTGYTQPSKLCIEGGSNGGLLIGASINQRPDLFGCALAHVGVMDMLRFHKFTIGHAWTSDYGCSDKEEEFHWLIKYSPLHNVRRPWEQPNSRHCEYPSTMLLTADHDDRVVPLHSLKLLATMQHVLCTSLENSPQTNLIIGRIECKAGHGAGRPTQKLIDEAADRYSFMAKVLDATWIE
- the LOC8267861 gene encoding tRNA pseudouridine synthase Pus10 isoform X3, which translates into the protein MSSETEAPLDSTLDAAAPVFSPTANAKFSIGDEDMRLFNEAVRSLPSHAVKDLLRNGICMRCIFRLLGVQGHIFFTYPLSRSLMHNILGESWKDDEDMKGCSTYNESGVDKEICNVCLGILQFIHRDDKGVLVKKHNAVNLCVSIAELIKQEGHQIDSFSLEVSIAPIIQENERVIRLYMERKYRSELWFQESVSKCICTKEALKFAIANPLERLLDVKSGPSSCRIRLTYTQAKPSGIAPNSVPGGEGCKRRKTGITDAPESVNNELINARNGCFDSSMYKGIDSSESSFCGLENHESSECIFPKEKVKEPCNLLFLCYRTPIYFGGRYLKFSRNVSQTRWIIDDERMGEASIEEIIGGSIFPMCQGDSYKFHAAGREDIDVRMLGSGRPFLVEIQNPRQLPSETLVKEIETKINNMHDKLVGVRHLKMVSNHGWTLMHEGEAEKQQILQRTPVRVLHRRSPLERQKIIHWMKIERLTGSCQYFLLHLCTQAGTYIKEFVHGDLGRTHPSWRALTLSIENEFMDSLAYAGAIRYSIGSILGCRAEILQLDVTEVKMDCFLAE
- the LOC8267861 gene encoding tRNA pseudouridine synthase Pus10 isoform X2; the protein is MSSETEAPLDSTLDAAAPVFSPTANAKFSIGDEDMRLFNEAVRSLPSHAVKDLLRNGICMRCIFRLLGVQGHIFFTYPLSRSLMHNILGESWKDDEDMKGCSTYNESGVDKEICNVCLGILQFIHRDDKGVLVKKHNAVNLCVSIAELIKQEGHQIDSFSLEVSIAPIIQENERVIRLYMERKYRSELWFQESVSKCICTKEALKFAIANPLERLLDVKSGPSSCRIRLTYTQAKPSGIAPNSVPGGEGCKRRKTGITDAPESVNNELINARNGCFDSSMYKGIDSSESSFCGLENHESSECIFPKEKVKEPCNLLFLCYRTPIYFGGRYLKFSRNVSQTRWIIDDERMGEASIEEIIGGSIFPMCQGDSYKFHAAGREDIDVRMLGSGRPFLVEIQNPRQLPSETLVKEIETKINNMHDKLVGVRHLKMVSNHGWTLMHEGEAEKQKQYCALVWISRPLEDQDLQSIASLKDMQILQRTPVRVLHRRSPLERQKIIHWMKIERLTGSCQYFLLHLCTQAGTYIKEFVHGDLGRTHPSIGSILGCRAEILQLDVTEVKMDCFLAE